A genomic window from Trueperella bialowiezensis includes:
- a CDS encoding nucleotide sugar dehydrogenase — MRIAVVAMGKIGLPLAVQFADAGHDVIGVDVNEQTVRLINEATEPFPGEAHLQDKLSELVPAGRFKATTNYAEAVPGADAVVVVVPLFVNDETWEPDFEWMDAATRSLAENLTPDTLIAYETTLPVGTTRGRWKPMIEEISGLKEGKDFHLVFSPERVLTGRVFEDLRKYPKLVGGLSEEGTQKAIDFYEAVLTFDERPDLAEPNGVWDLGSAEAAEMAKLAETTYRDVNIGLANQFAVYADKEGIDIQRVIDASNSQPYSHIHRPGIAVGGHCIPVYPRLYLSTDPDASIVRTARQFNAGMPEYVIGRVEEVLGDLKDQKIAVLGASYRGGVKETAFSGIFATVDGLKERGAQVKVHDPMFSADDLAGYGWDVYDLGDDVDAVIVQADHKEYAEVTPADFPGIKLLFDGRRITNPELWKGTPRLVIGDAARL; from the coding sequence ATGCGTATTGCAGTAGTCGCCATGGGGAAGATCGGCCTGCCGCTGGCCGTCCAGTTTGCCGACGCCGGCCACGACGTCATCGGTGTGGACGTGAATGAACAGACCGTCCGGCTGATCAACGAAGCCACGGAACCTTTCCCCGGGGAAGCTCACCTTCAAGACAAGCTCTCCGAGCTCGTCCCTGCAGGCCGTTTCAAAGCGACCACCAACTATGCTGAGGCGGTGCCGGGAGCGGACGCCGTCGTCGTCGTTGTGCCGCTATTTGTCAATGACGAGACGTGGGAACCGGACTTTGAATGGATGGACGCTGCGACGCGGTCGTTGGCTGAAAACCTCACCCCAGATACGCTCATCGCATACGAAACCACGCTCCCCGTTGGCACGACGCGCGGGCGCTGGAAGCCGATGATCGAAGAAATCTCTGGCTTGAAAGAAGGCAAAGACTTCCACCTCGTATTCTCACCGGAGCGCGTGCTCACAGGGCGGGTGTTTGAAGACCTTCGCAAGTACCCGAAGCTCGTTGGCGGCCTGTCTGAGGAAGGCACGCAGAAGGCGATTGACTTCTATGAAGCCGTGCTCACGTTTGATGAGCGCCCCGACCTTGCCGAGCCCAACGGCGTGTGGGATCTTGGCTCGGCGGAAGCAGCCGAAATGGCCAAGCTTGCCGAAACCACGTACCGGGATGTCAACATTGGGCTTGCCAACCAGTTCGCCGTGTACGCGGACAAAGAGGGTATTGACATCCAGCGCGTGATTGACGCGTCGAATAGCCAACCGTACTCGCACATCCACCGCCCAGGTATCGCAGTGGGCGGGCACTGCATCCCGGTCTATCCGCGCCTGTACCTGTCCACTGATCCGGACGCCTCCATCGTTCGCACGGCACGCCAGTTCAATGCGGGCATGCCCGAGTACGTGATCGGCCGCGTCGAAGAAGTACTCGGCGATCTGAAAGACCAAAAGATTGCCGTTCTCGGTGCTTCTTACCGTGGGGGCGTGAAGGAGACGGCGTTCTCCGGCATTTTCGCCACGGTTGATGGGCTCAAGGAACGAGGTGCGCAGGTCAAAGTCCACGACCCGATGTTCAGCGCCGACGATCTTGCCGGATACGGTTGGGACGTTTATGACTTGGGCGACGACGTCGACGCGGTCATTGTGCAGGCCGACCACAAGGAATACGCGGAGGTTACTCCTGCGGACTTCCCGGGAATCAAGTTGCTGTTCGACGGCCGTAGAATCACGAACCCCGAGCTGTGGAAAGGGACACCTCGCCTCGTGATCGGGGACGCGGCTCGCCTGTGA
- a CDS encoding DUF6541 family protein gives MITSWIPYLPLVAVLFAVVYLPGYGSLRILGLSRATAANVAPAVTFAIVGVSAMVAGLAGLRWGWAVFVGATVMSLLVALTLRPLFVRLELGRLPEIDVAPRATRAHRISLALTLLFLIVPIVWLADPWAPSVQADPMFHYNTANAVVKTGDASMLSAIAPSYGITALPTVYPTVWHAIVALTGEQLIMPASHLLAYVVVPTIWVFGADYLTRQLFPTRPRVWVAAPLTIAVLPYFPNFLTVSRGFWPNSLALAAMPAAAGVVIAWLRILRTQPRQSIVQTALAGIAIFGVSLLGLGLAHPGAVFALLWPVTLPLAIRAGLAIFTAIRFHTFSRDDRLAMTGAGAFALLVLALFSSEKVRDFFGRSNPRSWDFAERFATLGDELASFSTPLVVAGVVVCVGLLVACAAVVVQVWQISTGRWLVLAWTAQWLALIGAYVDSSIFSAIAGIWYHDPKRIMAVQGLITGLIVALWIERASSKLNPVAVFACGAVATIALGIVLRIGNVYQDAQPAIGEGHPIDSQEELDLLKNLDSLVPPGSLVVGDPTTGIGYAPAYGDVNVVFPQVNSHPKDADGQYLIANFSDIHTDPHVCTILTNYGIRYYYEDDPLVYQKRDRSETWPGFYEVDTARGFTKIAETDGGSLWQIDACGPIPEPDWWDIQARRTPLPTTPSAE, from the coding sequence ATGATCACAAGTTGGATACCTTACTTACCTCTGGTAGCTGTGCTGTTCGCCGTCGTTTATCTGCCAGGCTACGGCTCGCTACGCATCCTGGGTCTATCGCGCGCAACTGCCGCTAACGTGGCACCGGCTGTCACCTTTGCGATAGTCGGCGTGTCAGCTATGGTGGCTGGGCTGGCCGGCCTGAGATGGGGATGGGCCGTCTTTGTGGGGGCCACCGTCATGTCGCTCCTGGTTGCGTTGACTCTGCGACCCCTGTTTGTGCGGCTCGAACTTGGCCGGTTGCCTGAGATTGATGTTGCGCCTAGGGCTACCCGCGCTCACCGGATCTCACTTGCACTGACACTGTTATTTTTGATCGTGCCCATTGTCTGGTTGGCAGATCCGTGGGCGCCGTCGGTGCAAGCCGATCCCATGTTCCACTACAACACGGCCAACGCTGTAGTGAAAACTGGCGATGCATCGATGCTCTCGGCAATAGCGCCAAGCTACGGGATTACTGCGCTACCAACCGTGTATCCAACCGTCTGGCACGCCATCGTTGCACTCACGGGTGAACAGCTGATCATGCCGGCATCACATCTGCTGGCCTATGTTGTGGTACCTACTATCTGGGTGTTTGGCGCCGATTACCTCACCCGTCAGCTTTTCCCCACGCGACCACGCGTGTGGGTGGCCGCGCCACTCACTATCGCAGTCTTACCCTACTTCCCAAACTTTTTAACGGTCTCCCGTGGCTTTTGGCCCAATTCGCTCGCGCTCGCAGCGATGCCCGCAGCCGCCGGCGTTGTTATTGCTTGGCTTCGCATTCTCAGAACTCAACCGCGTCAATCAATCGTTCAAACAGCGCTCGCAGGTATCGCTATCTTCGGGGTATCGCTTCTCGGATTGGGGCTAGCCCATCCGGGAGCTGTTTTTGCGTTGTTGTGGCCGGTGACTCTCCCGCTCGCAATCCGTGCGGGGTTAGCAATCTTCACAGCTATTCGGTTCCATACCTTCAGCCGAGACGATCGTCTTGCGATGACCGGCGCCGGCGCTTTCGCCCTCCTCGTACTCGCGTTGTTCAGTTCGGAAAAAGTGCGTGATTTTTTCGGCAGGTCAAATCCTCGGTCGTGGGATTTCGCCGAACGCTTCGCCACGCTCGGCGATGAACTGGCCAGTTTTTCGACGCCGCTCGTGGTGGCCGGTGTGGTTGTCTGTGTTGGGCTACTCGTTGCTTGTGCCGCCGTCGTTGTTCAGGTCTGGCAGATATCTACTGGCCGGTGGCTCGTGCTCGCGTGGACAGCACAATGGTTGGCTCTCATTGGCGCATATGTTGATTCCAGTATCTTCTCGGCGATCGCTGGAATCTGGTACCACGATCCGAAACGCATCATGGCCGTCCAAGGGTTGATTACCGGGCTCATCGTGGCGCTATGGATCGAGCGGGCGTCTTCCAAGCTAAATCCCGTAGCCGTGTTTGCGTGCGGCGCTGTAGCAACGATCGCGTTGGGGATAGTGCTTCGTATTGGAAACGTCTATCAAGACGCTCAACCCGCGATCGGGGAAGGCCACCCCATCGATTCGCAAGAGGAGCTCGACCTGTTGAAGAATCTGGATAGTCTCGTGCCGCCAGGCTCGCTCGTCGTTGGTGATCCAACCACTGGCATTGGCTATGCACCCGCATATGGCGATGTGAACGTGGTGTTTCCGCAGGTTAATTCTCATCCCAAAGATGCAGATGGTCAGTACCTTATCGCCAATTTTTCTGACATTCACACCGATCCGCACGTGTGCACGATTCTTACCAACTACGGTATTCGCTACTACTACGAAGATGATCCGCTCGTGTACCAGAAGCGCGACCGGTCGGAAACCTGGCCGGGCTTCTACGAGGTGGACACAGCTCGAGGATTTACAAAGATAGCCGAGACCGACGGCGGAAGCCTGTGGCAGATCGACGCCTGCGGCCCAATCCCCGAACCTGACTGGTGGGACATCCAAGCTCGACGTACGCCTCTGCCAACCACACCGAGTGCCGAGTAG
- a CDS encoding glycosyltransferase family 4 protein produces the protein MKVCVVTSWFPTDVKPGAGSFVATDARALAHDHDVRIVHFVDPHLDDGRRTINLDGIPGIRVPLQLTNPLSWIRAIRRAYPYLKNADVVHTMAFSSLLKILPVPFSAPVVHTEHWHGMMRIRSSRFARLEKLAVKITMARPTVASGVSSYLASEVEALSGRDVRVIPNIVDAPPLLDPPQPEPSPQLRILSVGYLSPIKDPLMAVRALGVLRERGVDAHLAWAGTGDMEADVLELAEQLGVAQSLTLLGHVSRQELFRQLEMCNVVLHTSTEETFSLVAAEALVAGRPLVIQERGGHTDFAREPYTTFVHTRTPEAFADAIERAGEIGRTVDFTDVSRQLRHNFSEDAFRERWSQVYREVTA, from the coding sequence ATGAAGGTATGCGTCGTAACATCTTGGTTCCCCACTGATGTCAAGCCGGGTGCGGGTAGCTTCGTCGCCACCGACGCCCGGGCGCTGGCCCACGATCACGACGTACGGATAGTCCATTTTGTTGACCCGCATCTCGACGACGGGCGCCGCACCATCAATCTCGATGGAATCCCGGGGATTCGGGTGCCTCTCCAACTCACGAACCCGCTTTCGTGGATACGTGCAATTCGGCGGGCTTACCCGTACTTGAAGAACGCCGACGTCGTCCATACCATGGCTTTTTCGTCGCTTCTAAAAATTCTCCCCGTTCCCTTTTCTGCACCGGTTGTGCACACCGAGCACTGGCACGGAATGATGCGGATTCGTAGCTCGCGGTTTGCCAGGCTTGAAAAACTGGCCGTTAAAATCACGATGGCCCGCCCCACAGTCGCATCCGGCGTATCAAGCTATCTTGCCAGCGAAGTTGAGGCACTATCTGGTCGCGACGTGCGCGTGATTCCAAACATTGTAGATGCGCCGCCACTCCTTGATCCGCCACAACCAGAACCGTCCCCGCAACTCCGCATTCTCAGTGTTGGATACCTGAGCCCGATTAAGGATCCACTGATGGCTGTACGTGCCCTGGGAGTGCTCCGCGAGCGCGGGGTTGACGCACATCTCGCGTGGGCCGGAACCGGTGATATGGAAGCCGACGTGCTCGAACTGGCCGAACAACTCGGCGTCGCACAATCTCTCACTCTTCTCGGACACGTGAGCAGGCAGGAGCTATTCCGCCAGTTGGAGATGTGCAACGTCGTGTTACATACCTCCACAGAAGAGACTTTTTCACTGGTAGCAGCCGAAGCGTTAGTTGCTGGCCGGCCGCTCGTTATCCAAGAACGTGGCGGACACACAGATTTTGCCCGTGAACCCTACACAACGTTCGTACATACACGCACACCAGAAGCTTTCGCAGACGCGATCGAACGGGCGGGCGAAATTGGTCGCACGGTAGACTTCACCGACGTTTCCCGCCAATTGCGGCATAACTTTTCGGAGGATGCATTCCGCGAACGCTGGTCGCAGGTCTACCGTGAGGTCACCGCATGA
- a CDS encoding ABC transporter permease, with protein sequence MNILKEFRESKELLRNLTLREVKGKYKRTALGQLWSLANPIALMLTYSFVFAIVIRVQVPPGDPSGVHYFFIWLMCGLLPWTFFSAVVTGAMGAVTGNENLIKKVYFPRWVLVVANTLSALYQHVWEILVLVLVVLAVGSNILVYLPMVAVTTILLALFGTGLAFFAAIGNVYFRDTQHFIGILFQLGFYASPIVYPVTYVQEMSDKVGDLFLGISVADIYNLNPFVHFAEIFRNLIYDGRWPDWSTFGIIAVISIVTFAAGWRVFTRRQDYLAEVL encoded by the coding sequence ATGAATATTCTCAAAGAGTTTCGAGAGTCGAAAGAACTCTTACGCAATCTTACGCTGAGGGAAGTCAAGGGCAAGTATAAGAGAACAGCCCTTGGCCAGTTGTGGTCGCTTGCTAACCCGATAGCGCTCATGCTCACGTACAGTTTCGTGTTCGCGATCGTGATCCGGGTGCAAGTTCCGCCAGGTGACCCTTCGGGGGTGCACTACTTTTTCATCTGGCTCATGTGTGGCCTGCTGCCGTGGACGTTCTTCTCGGCAGTGGTCACCGGAGCGATGGGTGCGGTGACGGGTAACGAAAACCTTATTAAAAAGGTCTACTTCCCGCGGTGGGTGCTCGTGGTGGCAAACACGCTGTCGGCGCTTTACCAACACGTGTGGGAAATCCTCGTCCTCGTGCTCGTCGTGCTAGCGGTGGGGTCAAATATTCTCGTGTATTTGCCGATGGTCGCTGTAACGACGATCCTGCTCGCACTGTTCGGAACCGGTCTCGCGTTCTTTGCTGCGATCGGAAATGTGTACTTCCGGGACACCCAGCACTTCATTGGAATTCTTTTCCAGCTAGGTTTCTATGCCAGCCCGATCGTCTATCCGGTCACCTACGTTCAAGAAATGTCCGACAAGGTAGGGGATCTTTTCCTGGGCATCTCGGTGGCGGACATCTACAACCTCAACCCGTTCGTTCATTTCGCGGAGATATTCCGGAATTTGATTTACGACGGGCGTTGGCCGGACTGGTCGACGTTCGGCATCATCGCCGTCATATCGATCGTCACGTTCGCGGCAGGTTGGAGAGTGTTCACCCGCAGGCAGGATTATCTGGCGGAGGTGTTGTAA